The nucleotide sequence ATCGACCATTTTATCTACTTCAAAAGTGAGGCACAACAACAAGGTTTTGCCGAGAAAGTAGCCGAAAAAGGCTATAAAGTGCGTTTGAGTGATGAAAAAACAGTAGAGGAACGAAAATCCGAAGGTCATACTTTCCCTTACACCGTCGAAGCCACACGTGAGGACAGCCCGTTAGATATCAACAATATCGTATGGGAACTGATAGAGCTCGCTTCTTCTTTTGAAGGAGAATACGACGGCTGGGGCTGTGTGAATGTAACTGATAACTGATAATTTCTTAGAGAAATGGATATTGTATTACCCGATAAACTGTATTACACCATAGGAGAAATAGCCAAGGCATTCAATGTGAACGCTTCTCTTATTCGCTTTTGGGAAAAGGAATTTTCTATTATCAGCCCGAGAAAGACGAGCTCGGGAAGCAGGAAATTCTCTCCCGATGATGTTAAGAAACTCCAGCTTATCTATCATTTGGTAAAAGAACAAGGCTACACCCTTGAAGGAGCGCGTCAACGTCTTAAAGAAGACAAGCAGAAACCTCTTACAAACCTTGATGTGGTTACAAAGTTAGAGCGTGTAAAGCAAATGCTTATCGATATCAAAGAAAATCTTGAATAATGTCAGTTCGATATATACAATATTGATTTACAATTATATTTGTATTACAATCTGTGTGAATCTCCAGTAGCAGAGCTACTAATCCGTGCGCATCGCAACTGATAATAATAGAGATTTATCTGTGTCAAATCCGTGTAATTCGTGAAATCTGTGCGAGACATTTAAAACAGCAAAGCTATCCATTTGTTTGATTTTTTAAGATTTGTAAGATTTCTGTAGCGTAAGCTACACTTTTCTAACATCAAATTCACATTGAATAACAAAAAAACTGTACAGATATACTCATATCGTACAGCTTTTTTAGGAAAAAACATCAATATTAATTTGTATCTATTTCCAAAGAATCACCAGCGTTTCTTCAGAGGATAGACGGGCGGTGTTAGCTGTTGCACTTCCTCCCTTATCGGCAAAAACGACCGAAGGATTTACTCCTTTGGGGTAGCGCAATGCCACTGAGGTAGCTTGTGGGCGTTTGTTGATGAGTATCGTAAGGTATTGATTACCTTTTTGCATTGTATACATTTGCACTCCTTTTTGGTAAGTTTCAAACTGAAAAGGGACTGTCGCTTGCGCTTCGGCGAGTAGCAAACGCGAAAGCGCTTCCCCTTTGCCACTGCGCAAAGCGCCCAACCCCAATAGTGATGGAAACCAAAAGGTTTCTCCCCTCATAAAGCGATGTCGCGTTGCCAACACACTATTCCCCTCTTGGGTTACTATTTGCCCTTGAGTATTGTAGATACTCCCTTTCCAAAGGTGGGCGGGCAGGGGTGCGTTTTGGTAATTTACACTGAAATCGGTAGGGAGGCATTTTACTTCTTTCAGTGCTCCTCCCAATACATCTTGTAGCGGAAATCCTGTGTGATGTAGGGCAAACATATTTTCGTCGTAGAACGCACTGAGTCCTTCCATTACCAGTTTGCCACCATTGTGTACAAAGTTGCGCAGGGGTTCCCAATAACGCGATGGTAGGCTTATTTGTCCTGATAAAATAATGGTTTCGCCTTTGTAAGAGGGTTTGTTCCAGTTGAACTCATCAAAGCACTGAAACTGACTATTGATACCGTTTTCAAGTAGGGTTTCGTACATTGCAAACGCCGATTTCATAGCACCTCCCGTGTTTCTGCCCTCGTAATCATTATTGGTATTATCATTTAGTTGCGCTTTCTTTTCTATCCAAAGCGTTTCGCGGGTATAGAGGATATGAATGTTGGCTACTACGGGTTTAAATTTGCTGATATTGATTTTTCGGAGTGTTTTGGCGACTTCGGAGGCAGCAGTGAGTCGGTCGGTAGGTTGGTTTTGGAAATCTACGAGTGCCCATTCGCCTGCTTCATCGCCCACAGCACGCGGGTTCAAGCACCAAAACAAGATGTGTTCAGCACCATTGCCAACGCTCGTCCACAGCCATTGGGTGATTTCTTCTTTGGTAGGACAGAAGGCTTTATAACCGCTGAAAGTGTTGTTGCCTCCTTGCAATTCGGTTACCCAAAAAGGCAATTCGCCTGCTCCCGAACGTATGATAGCGCAATTTGCCCCCAAAGCTGTAGCATACTGATTTCTGTGAAGCATAGTGTAATGCCAACTGGGGTGAGCAGAAGCGCCTAACGAACTGAGGAAGTTGCGCCAAGCGGGGAAGTTGTATTCGGCAATATTGCTGAATATTTGGTGAGAATTGACGTGCAAATAGGCATTAGGGTCGTACTTTTTCACCTCGTTGGCAATCCATTGCAGGTACCAAGTGTTGTAGTGTAGCAAGAACTGTTGAGGGGTGAAATCTACTATTTGTGGGTAGCCTTTGCTGTTGTAGGCAGTAGGTTTTAGTGTTTTGAGCCATTCACTTTTTTGAGCATTGCCAAAGGCATCGTTAGGCACCCAACCCCCTGTGCCAGGTTCGTTCATTAGCACCCAACCATAGAGGGCAGGCGAGGTTTTGAAATGGGTTACTACTTGCTTGATATAGGTAGCAATTTCTTGTAGATGTGACTGGGAATAAGGGTGTTTAAAGCCACCTAACGAATTGTCGGGGGCAGCGGGGAAGAGTGTGCCTACAATCTTTACATTGTACCGCTCTGCTGCTTTAAAAGCCTTGTCAAAAAGAGAGAAATCCCAAGTACCGTCGGGGCGCTTCATATAGTTCTCGAACATACGAATGCGACAACAGTTCATTTGGTGCTCGCTGAGGAGTTTGAACCAAGTATTTATCTCCTCATCGGTTTGACCAGGCTCTATGAACACCTGTGCACCAATGGGTGATATGTAGGGTTGCGCTTTCACAGTGGTAGTGATGGAGGCAATCCCAAGTAATAAAAGCCATATATAACTTCTTAAAAACATACAAATACTTTTTTGGTGGTACATTTTGTGGTGCAAAGGTAAGGTGATAAAGTCTTTATCCACTTATCTTTTCTTTTAGAAAACTTATCAAATTAGCTTATACGCTTCAGATTTCACTTTCTCCTTTCAAATACTCTCGCGGTGAGGCATTGTAAAACTTCTTAAACGAACGACTGAAATTCGATAGCTCTTGATACCCCACCTTATAGGCTACTTCCGAAATGTTCAAATTGCCTTGTTTCATCAGTTGGGCAGCAGCGGTCATACGTATTTGTACAATCACGTTGTAAGGGGTGGTGTTCATAATCGCTTTTACCTTTTTGAAAAGCTGATTGGTGCTCATATTTAGGGCATCGGCAAGGGCATCAATACCAAACTCAGGGTCGCTGAGGTGTTCCATTACAATGTTGTTCACTTTATCAACAAATTCTTTTTTCCACGGTTGCCCGATGAGTTTTTCGCGATACACATTCAGGTCGGATGAGGAGCTGTACTGTTCCCACAGCTTCTTGCGCGAAAGCAGTATATTTTCGATGCGCTTGCTGAGGATTTTAGCCGAAAAAGGTTTGGTGATATAGTCTTCTACTCCCAAACTATACCCCTCTACCACTTGCGATTCCTTGTCTAAGGCAGTGAGCAAAATGATAGGAATATGGTTTGTTTTTTCGTTGGCGCGCAGTTCTTTTACCATTGAAATGCCATCGCGTTTAGGCATCATAATATCCGATACAATAAGGTCGGGGATGTGGGCAATTGCCAATTCTAAGCCCTCTTCACCGTCGCGTGCTAATAGTACGTGGAAATGCTCGTTGAGAATGTGCTGTATATAATCGCGCATATCGTCGTTGTCTTCCACTACCAAAATAGTCTCTTCCTTGTCGGTTGCATTTTCTTGTGGAGCTATTTCTTTTACCGTTTGGGTAGTGTCTATCTGTTGCAAGGTGATAGAAGCCTCGTCGTGGAGTTGTGGCACATCTAAAATAGGCAACAATACCGTGAAGGTAGCCCCTTGTTTTTCTTCACTTTCTACCTCTATATGCCCTTGGTGTAGGTCGACGAGGTCTTTGGTGAAGGCGAGCCCTAAGCCTGCCCCCTCGTTGTGGAGTTCTTTTTGGCGTTTGCCTTGCAAGAAAGCGGTAAAGAGCTGTTTTTGTTCTTCTTTGGAGATGCCAATGCCTGTGTCGGCTATCTTTATTTGCAAAAACTTCTGCTGATTTTGCACCACAGTGGCAATGAGCACCGTGATTGCGCCTTTTTCGGGGGTGTATTGGAAGGCATTCCCGATGAGATTGTAGAGAATTTTGTCTAACTTATCGGCATCAAAAGGCATCCATAAGCTGGGCATTGTACTCTTGATAGTGTATTGTATTTGTTTTTCCAAAGCCAGATAAGCAAAGGTTTCACTCACTCCTTTCACAAATTTCACCACATCGTCGTATTGTAAATTCAGCTCTAATTTGTTTTTTTCTAACTTTCTAAAATCGAGTAATTGGTTGATAAGGCGCATCAGTTTTTGGGCGTTGCGCAACATCATTGTATACTTATCTTTGTATTCCTTAGGAGAGTTCTCATCATCTACCATTTGGTTCAGCGGACCTACAATCAGCGAAAGCGGTGTTTTGAACTCGTGAGAGATATTAGAGAAAAAGTTGGTTTTCATCTCGTTGATTTCGTACATACGCTGGGCTTCCAATTGGGAGATGCGCAGGTTCTGCTTGTCTCTTTCCTTGATGGTGTAATACTTGACGATAAGCACGAGCAAGCCCACCCCTAGCAAGGCATAGAGGATATAAGCCCAAGTTGTTCGCCAAAGCGGAGGGGCTACTATTATCTTAATCGTAGTAGGTTTTTCGCTCCACACCCCGTCGTTGTTAGTGGCTTTTACTTTGAAAATGTAAGTACCTGGGTTAAGGTTTGTATAGGTAGCGATGCGCTCGGAAGCATCGTAAATCCAATCGCTGTCGAAACCTTCGAGCATATAGGCGTATTGGTTTTTGAAAGAAGCGCGGTAGTTCAATGCCGAAAAACGGAACGATATCACCGATTGCCAATGTTTGAGATGAATGCTTTGGGTCTCATCTATCACCTCGGTGAGCACCCCTCCTTCTTCTGGTCGTACCGATTTGTTGAATATTTGAAAATCGGAAATTACTACTTTGGGTTGGGTTTGGTTAAGGGTAAGCTGTTGAGGATAGAAAGTATTAAAACCGTCTTTTCCTCCAATGAGTAGCTCGCCGTCTTTGGCTTGTGCAAAAGCTCCTAATTGAAAGCCCGAATTTTGCAATCCGTCGTACTCGTTGAACACTTGGAACTGTTGGCTTTTTGGGCTGTATTTCAGTACTGCCGAAGGGGTACTCATCCACAGATTGCCACTGTTGTCTTCTGCCAAACCGAAAATAGGGTCACCATAGTCGGTGCCTTTACGGCGAATGAGTTCAAAGCGTTCGGTTTTCTTGTCGAACTTGTGTAGCCCTCCTTTGGTGCCTATCCACAAAGTGCCGTCCTTGCTCTCGTGGATAGCCGTAATAAAGTCGTTGCTCAGGGCGTGTGTGTTGTTTTTTAGGGCTGTATAGGTGTGTTTGAGTTTTAGGTCGCGGGTGTAACAACGCAAGCCTTTTTCGGTGCCTACCCACAAAAGGAGGTCTTGGTCTCGGTGAATTACGTGGGTTTTATCTTCGGGGTAGATAATGTTTTTACTTTCGAATAGCGGGGTAAAAACCCCCGTAGCGGGCTGGTAGTTGATTGCCCCCAATTCGGTAGCAAGCCAAAAGGAATTATCCCAATCTTTGGTAATTTGATAGATGTTGCGGTAGGTGTAATTCGTACCGGTAGGCACGGGAATGGGCACTTGACTAAAACTATTGGACGAAGGGTTGTACTTAATGAGGTAATTGGCGTAGTTACCTATCCAAATATTGCCTTCGGCATCTTCACAGAAAGCCTGATAGAGTTGAGTATTGGGGTTGTAGGATTGGTTGCTAAAAGCAGTGAGTGTCTTTCTGTCAGGATTGAGTTTATCAATATGGTTTAAGCCTCCTATCCAGAGGTTGCCTTTGCTGTCCTTAAAGATAGCGCGCACTTGTTTTTCCGAAAGAAAATTCTTGTATCTCACCCATTTGAATTGGGCAGGGGTAGGGCTAAAATAATAAATCCCTGAGGCGGTACTCACCCACATCAGTTGGCTTTTATCTCGGTAGATGTGATTCACACTTTCATTAGCGAGTTGCGGGTTTTGCAAGTCGGTAATGGTGTGAGTGTTTTTGTTGAGGAGTTTGATGCCCTCGTTGGTCTCTATCCAAATGTTG is from Capnocytophaga ochracea DSM 7271 and encodes:
- a CDS encoding MerR family transcriptional regulator — its product is MDIVLPDKLYYTIGEIAKAFNVNASLIRFWEKEFSIISPRKTSSGSRKFSPDDVKKLQLIYHLVKEQGYTLEGARQRLKEDKQKPLTNLDVVTKLERVKQMLIDIKENLE
- a CDS encoding beta-galactosidase encodes the protein MDKDFITLPLHHKMYHQKSICMFLRSYIWLLLLGIASITTTVKAQPYISPIGAQVFIEPGQTDEEINTWFKLLSEHQMNCCRIRMFENYMKRPDGTWDFSLFDKAFKAAERYNVKIVGTLFPAAPDNSLGGFKHPYSQSHLQEIATYIKQVVTHFKTSPALYGWVLMNEPGTGGWVPNDAFGNAQKSEWLKTLKPTAYNSKGYPQIVDFTPQQFLLHYNTWYLQWIANEVKKYDPNAYLHVNSHQIFSNIAEYNFPAWRNFLSSLGASAHPSWHYTMLHRNQYATALGANCAIIRSGAGELPFWVTELQGGNNTFSGYKAFCPTKEEITQWLWTSVGNGAEHILFWCLNPRAVGDEAGEWALVDFQNQPTDRLTAASEVAKTLRKINISKFKPVVANIHILYTRETLWIEKKAQLNDNTNNDYEGRNTGGAMKSAFAMYETLLENGINSQFQCFDEFNWNKPSYKGETIILSGQISLPSRYWEPLRNFVHNGGKLVMEGLSAFYDENMFALHHTGFPLQDVLGGALKEVKCLPTDFSVNYQNAPLPAHLWKGSIYNTQGQIVTQEGNSVLATRHRFMRGETFWFPSLLGLGALRSGKGEALSRLLLAEAQATVPFQFETYQKGVQMYTMQKGNQYLTILINKRPQATSVALRYPKGVNPSVVFADKGGSATANTARLSSEETLVILWK
- a CDS encoding hybrid sensor histidine kinase/response regulator transcription factor, whose protein sequence is MRKLLYIIWVLFPALLSAQDWAYLSKITTHNGLVSNEVTSMLQDSKGFIWIGTDDGLHKFDGYDITVYKHNSTQKNSLAGNSIRCLFEDSQHNLWIGLKGEGLSKLNLRTGVFTTYKHQKGSKSLSYNDVAGIVEDEAGMIWIAVDRGGLDMLNPKTGVFTHYDIREKGTSKPLNNALTGMVATNGTLILSSWGGGVYSFNRKEKQFELHPYWHTNDTDEKVCKHIFNLYKDPEGTVWVSSAHGGLYSLNEKTKNYQRYAVCGASHCTHNVNVLSVADDGQHNIWIETNEGIKLLNKNTHTITDLQNPQLANESVNHIYRDKSQLMWVSTASGIYYFSPTPAQFKWVRYKNFLSEKQVRAIFKDSKGNLWIGGLNHIDKLNPDRKTLTAFSNQSYNPNTQLYQAFCEDAEGNIWIGNYANYLIKYNPSSNSFSQVPIPVPTGTNYTYRNIYQITKDWDNSFWLATELGAINYQPATGVFTPLFESKNIIYPEDKTHVIHRDQDLLLWVGTEKGLRCYTRDLKLKHTYTALKNNTHALSNDFITAIHESKDGTLWIGTKGGLHKFDKKTERFELIRRKGTDYGDPIFGLAEDNSGNLWMSTPSAVLKYSPKSQQFQVFNEYDGLQNSGFQLGAFAQAKDGELLIGGKDGFNTFYPQQLTLNQTQPKVVISDFQIFNKSVRPEEGGVLTEVIDETQSIHLKHWQSVISFRFSALNYRASFKNQYAYMLEGFDSDWIYDASERIATYTNLNPGTYIFKVKATNNDGVWSEKPTTIKIIVAPPLWRTTWAYILYALLGVGLLVLIVKYYTIKERDKQNLRISQLEAQRMYEINEMKTNFFSNISHEFKTPLSLIVGPLNQMVDDENSPKEYKDKYTMMLRNAQKLMRLINQLLDFRKLEKNKLELNLQYDDVVKFVKGVSETFAYLALEKQIQYTIKSTMPSLWMPFDADKLDKILYNLIGNAFQYTPEKGAITVLIATVVQNQQKFLQIKIADTGIGISKEEQKQLFTAFLQGKRQKELHNEGAGLGLAFTKDLVDLHQGHIEVESEEKQGATFTVLLPILDVPQLHDEASITLQQIDTTQTVKEIAPQENATDKEETILVVEDNDDMRDYIQHILNEHFHVLLARDGEEGLELAIAHIPDLIVSDIMMPKRDGISMVKELRANEKTNHIPIILLTALDKESQVVEGYSLGVEDYITKPFSAKILSKRIENILLSRKKLWEQYSSSSDLNVYREKLIGQPWKKEFVDKVNNIVMEHLSDPEFGIDALADALNMSTNQLFKKVKAIMNTTPYNVIVQIRMTAAAQLMKQGNLNISEVAYKVGYQELSNFSRSFKKFYNASPREYLKGESEI